The Argonema galeatum A003/A1 genome has a window encoding:
- a CDS encoding tetratricopeptide repeat protein: protein MNQKQVRETLDKLPSKRKQVLLRLLEGESKIKIACELCEGSEGAVQQHLRQLYKNFRIEGDEERKLPSLIALFVNTKEELLGGKFERSEVSKSEGTSDTVQPNNSPIPCTAYKEETWVGREEEIRELSQKLRKECRILIITGITGQGKTALAERLASVELGEEWQRLPAVNFDDGVSRDFVGAADVLLTRLGETVTPQERSQPEFLLNRLVQKLRSNRYLVQIDSVEVLLQKGDENPDRNEFEDARWWEFFQQLLAGGECQSRLILTSQHLPTQFSSRYKNFWHKKPLSGLSETEQLQLFSKLFEEQVKNPTPTLPVYGEGAKLPPVDGGTEGGSLSEAAVYLLRMGNTYEGHPLLIEVLAGEILEHPYNGNVVAYWRKHQQEFAAIAPARNSEELERNVKDRVRETLKRLEKDVPYAYTLLLRSSVYRLPVREDFWLAMLQGLTDDEKNSALGTLKYRYLVEIDRVTDDGKNVLRQHNLIRNVAYQQRLIEISNKVLDWQSDHYIAAQMWGTAYQPEPDASNLEQVRGYLEAFHHYCEIEDTESAAEIIFTCLDTPTNEQLHNQLETWGYYRERVELYKQFLSLLDESDLEWKAICFNGLGNSYCSQGDYALAINFCQQDLDIATQIGDKDGIALALSNLGVAYDYQGDYAHAINFYQNSLAIATEIGNKSHIGKILGNLGIVYFSQGDYAGAIDFYEQSLDIATEIGDKAGIALALCNLGNAYHSQGDYACVIDFYEHSLAIAREIGNKALIGTVLGNLGIAYNSQGEYARAIDFYQQDLAIAREMGNRWGEAGALCNLANTLIKLEQYLEAQKYWQISLKVFREIGARYEQVVALNNLAELYQKLGQRDRALEYGEQALALSTELGIPLATECQKLKEELLQEE, encoded by the coding sequence TGAGGTTAGTAAAAGTGAAGGAACAAGTGACACAGTGCAGCCCAATAATTCCCCAATCCCTTGCACAGCATATAAAGAAGAGACTTGGGTAGGGCGAGAAGAAGAAATTCGCGAATTGAGCCAAAAATTGCGGAAAGAATGCCGAATCTTAATTATTACCGGAATTACCGGGCAGGGGAAGACGGCTTTGGCGGAACGCTTGGCGAGTGTGGAGTTGGGGGAAGAATGGCAACGGTTGCCTGCGGTAAACTTTGATGATGGAGTATCGCGAGATTTTGTCGGTGCGGCGGATGTGCTGCTGACGAGACTGGGGGAAACGGTAACACCACAGGAACGCAGTCAGCCAGAATTTTTGCTGAATCGTTTGGTGCAAAAGCTGCGAAGTAATCGTTATTTAGTGCAGATTGATTCTGTGGAAGTGCTGCTGCAAAAAGGCGATGAAAATCCGGATAGGAATGAGTTTGAGGATGCGCGGTGGTGGGAATTTTTTCAACAATTGTTGGCGGGTGGAGAATGCCAAAGTCGGCTAATTTTGACTTCCCAACATTTACCGACGCAGTTTAGCAGCAGGTATAAGAATTTTTGGCATAAAAAACCATTAAGCGGATTGAGTGAAACGGAGCAATTGCAGTTATTTAGCAAGTTATTTGAGGAACAGGTAAAAAACCCCACCCCTACCCTCCCCGTCTACGGGGAGGGAGCTAAACTTCCCCCTGTGGACGGGGGGACTGAGGGGGGTTCTTTATCAGAAGCAGCGGTTTATTTGCTGCGAATGGGTAATACTTACGAAGGGCATCCACTTTTAATTGAAGTGCTGGCAGGGGAAATTCTCGAACATCCTTACAACGGCAATGTGGTAGCTTACTGGCGAAAGCATCAGCAAGAGTTTGCAGCAATTGCACCAGCTAGGAATAGCGAAGAACTAGAAAGAAATGTCAAAGATAGAGTGAGGGAAACTCTCAAGCGGTTGGAGAAGGATGTACCTTATGCTTATACGCTGTTGCTTCGGAGTTCGGTTTATCGGTTACCAGTGAGGGAAGATTTTTGGTTGGCAATGTTGCAGGGATTAACTGATGATGAGAAAAACTCAGCACTGGGAACTTTGAAATATCGTTATTTGGTTGAAATTGACAGGGTAACTGATGACGGTAAAAATGTACTCCGTCAGCATAATTTGATTCGCAATGTTGCCTATCAACAACGTTTAATTGAAATTTCCAATAAGGTTTTAGATTGGCAAAGCGATCATTATATTGCTGCCCAAATGTGGGGTACAGCTTATCAACCAGAACCCGATGCTTCTAATTTAGAGCAAGTGCGGGGTTATTTAGAAGCATTTCACCATTATTGTGAGATCGAAGATACGGAAAGCGCTGCGGAAATTATTTTTACTTGCCTCGATACACCTACGAATGAACAATTACACAATCAACTGGAAACTTGGGGCTACTATCGCGAGCGAGTTGAATTGTACAAGCAATTTTTAAGCCTTTTGGATGAATCGGATCTAGAATGGAAAGCTATTTGTTTTAATGGTTTGGGCAATTCCTACTGTTCCCAAGGAGACTATGCCCTTGCGATAAATTTTTGTCAGCAGGATTTAGACATTGCAACACAAATTGGCGACAAAGATGGTATTGCGTTGGCGCTGAGTAATTTAGGTGTTGCCTACGATTACCAAGGAGACTATGCTCATGCGATCAATTTCTATCAAAATAGTTTAGCCATTGCAACAGAAATTGGCAACAAATCTCATATTGGGAAGATACTGGGTAATTTGGGTATTGTCTACTTTTCCCAAGGCGACTATGCGGGTGCGATCGATTTCTATGAGCAGAGTTTAGACATTGCAACAGAAATTGGCGACAAAGCTGGTATTGCGTTGGCGCTATGTAATTTAGGCAATGCCTACCATTCTCAAGGAGACTATGCCTGTGTGATCGATTTTTATGAGCATAGTTTAGCCATTGCCAGAGAAATTGGCAACAAAGCTCTTATTGGCACGGTGCTGGGTAATTTGGGTATTGCCTACAATTCCCAAGGAGAATATGCCCGTGCAATCGATTTTTATCAGCAGGATTTAGCCATTGCCAGAGAAATGGGTAATCGCTGGGGAGAAGCAGGAGCATTATGTAATTTAGCTAATACTTTAATCAAACTTGAGCAGTATTTAGAAGCTCAGAAATATTGGCAGATATCACTAAAAGTTTTTAGAGAAATTGGCGCTCGTTATGAACAGGTTGTTGCTCTTAATAACCTAGCAGAACTTTATCAAAAATTAGGTCAGCGCGATCGCGCTCTTGAATATGGCGAACAAGCTCTAGCACTCTCCACAGAATTAGGCATCCCGCTAGCAACAGAATGTCAAAAATTGAAAGAGGAATTACTCCAAGAAGAGTAA
- a CDS encoding Uma2 family endonuclease has protein sequence MVQYNPPQYLPTAEELLESDEKAVDDELQNLIPNLLLSILALMWSNRQDWFFGVDMGIYHTSDEPAIVPDGFLSLGVQRLVGEQGRLSYVVWQENGVIPILVLEVVSKTYRGEYKQKKIDYAELGVLYYVIYKPVRYHSRRGDAFEVHKLVNGEYIRQTGEPVWMPEICLGIGRETGIYKGWMREWLFWYDENGRKYLSPDELIQQAEQRAERLAAKLRELGVEPEED, from the coding sequence ATGGTACAGTACAATCCGCCGCAATATCTTCCAACCGCTGAAGAACTACTTGAATCTGACGAAAAGGCTGTAGATGATGAACTACAAAACTTAATTCCCAACCTATTGTTATCAATTCTGGCATTAATGTGGTCAAACCGCCAAGATTGGTTTTTTGGCGTCGATATGGGAATTTACCACACTTCCGATGAACCTGCTATTGTTCCTGATGGTTTCCTCAGTTTAGGCGTACAGCGTTTGGTAGGCGAACAGGGACGTTTAAGTTATGTCGTTTGGCAAGAAAACGGAGTAATACCAATCTTGGTATTAGAAGTAGTTTCCAAAACTTACAGAGGAGAATACAAACAAAAGAAAATAGATTATGCCGAACTGGGAGTTTTGTACTATGTAATTTATAAGCCGGTTCGTTATCATAGTAGACGAGGAGATGCTTTTGAAGTACATAAATTAGTTAATGGTGAGTATATCCGACAAACAGGTGAACCTGTGTGGATGCCAGAAATATGTTTAGGAATTGGCAGAGAAACGGGAATTTATAAAGGTTGGATGCGAGAGTGGTTGTTTTGGTATGACGAAAATGGGAGAAAATACCTTTCTCCTGATGAATTAATACAGCAAGCGGAACAACGCGCTGAAAGATTAGCAGCAAAATTGAGAGAATTGGGAGTTGAACCAGAGGAAGATTGA
- a CDS encoding sodium:solute symporter family transporter, giving the protein MNTTLGQFNPLAIFFFFIFVAISLGITFWAARSTKNTAQFYAAGGKISGFQNGLALAGDFMSAASFLGIAGLVSLNGFDGLIYSIGFLVGWPIVMFLIAEPLRNLGKYTFADVVAYRMRQRPVRIAAAIGTLAVVSFYLIAQMVGAGNLIKLLFGLDYELAVTIVGGVMLAYVIFGGMIATTWVQIIKAILLLSGTVLLSILVLAKFGFNPLTLFAAASEKYGAAVLAPGKQVSDPLDAISLGMSLMFGTAGLPHILMRFYTVPDAKAARTSVTYATAFIGFFYLLTFILGFGAMVLVGQDEIVKIDKGGNMAAPMLAEVLGGDAFLGFIAAVSFATILAVVAGLTLSGAAALSHDLWVNVVRLGHADESEQLKVARGATCLLGILAIFLGIVFKGQNVAYMVGLAFAIAASANFPALLLSMLWRRFTTNGAVASMVVGTLSSLLLIYLSPTIQVTILGNASAPFPLKNPGLVTIPLSFIVAIAVSLLSPEPLAEEKFAEVEHRIHMGSQG; this is encoded by the coding sequence ATGAACACAACTCTCGGTCAATTTAACCCCCTGGCAATCTTTTTCTTTTTTATATTCGTTGCCATTTCTCTAGGAATTACTTTCTGGGCGGCCCGTAGCACCAAAAACACCGCTCAGTTTTACGCTGCCGGGGGTAAAATAAGCGGTTTCCAAAATGGCCTTGCCCTTGCAGGCGACTTTATGAGCGCGGCGAGTTTTTTAGGTATCGCTGGTTTAGTATCGCTCAACGGCTTTGACGGTTTGATTTATTCGATCGGCTTCTTAGTCGGTTGGCCGATCGTAATGTTTCTAATTGCCGAACCGCTGCGTAACTTGGGCAAGTACACCTTTGCCGATGTGGTAGCTTATCGGATGCGCCAAAGACCTGTGCGAATTGCCGCTGCGATCGGTACGCTGGCAGTAGTGAGTTTTTACTTGATTGCCCAGATGGTGGGCGCGGGCAATTTAATCAAGCTGCTGTTTGGCCTTGATTACGAATTAGCCGTTACGATCGTCGGCGGAGTAATGCTAGCCTACGTGATTTTTGGCGGGATGATCGCCACCACTTGGGTACAAATTATCAAGGCGATTTTGCTGCTGAGCGGAACTGTATTGCTGTCTATTTTGGTATTAGCCAAATTTGGCTTCAACCCACTCACGCTCTTCGCCGCCGCATCTGAAAAGTACGGAGCGGCTGTACTGGCTCCTGGCAAACAGGTTTCCGATCCGCTGGATGCCATCTCGCTGGGGATGTCCCTGATGTTTGGCACCGCCGGACTTCCTCACATCCTCATGCGCTTTTACACTGTGCCGGACGCCAAAGCAGCCCGCACCTCGGTAACATACGCGACGGCTTTTATTGGCTTCTTTTACCTGCTCACCTTCATCCTGGGCTTCGGGGCGATGGTACTGGTAGGTCAGGATGAGATTGTCAAGATTGATAAAGGCGGCAATATGGCTGCGCCGATGTTAGCAGAAGTATTGGGTGGCGATGCGTTCTTGGGCTTTATTGCCGCAGTATCTTTCGCTACTATTTTGGCAGTTGTAGCAGGATTGACGCTTTCCGGTGCGGCTGCACTGTCGCACGATTTGTGGGTAAATGTGGTGCGTTTAGGTCATGCCGATGAGTCGGAACAACTTAAGGTAGCACGCGGAGCAACCTGTTTGCTGGGCATTCTAGCCATCTTTCTGGGCATCGTTTTTAAAGGGCAAAATGTGGCTTACATGGTCGGTTTGGCGTTTGCGATCGCAGCTAGTGCCAACTTCCCAGCCCTCCTCCTTTCCATGCTCTGGCGGCGTTTTACGACGAACGGCGCTGTAGCGAGTATGGTGGTTGGAACGCTCTCGTCGTTATTGCTAATTTATCTCTCGCCAACTATTCAAGTCACCATACTTGGAAATGCCTCGGCTCCCTTCCCCCTCAAAAACCCCGGTTTGGTAACAATCCCCCTCTCGTTTATCGTCGCAATTGCAGTATCTCTTCTGAGTCCAGAACCACTCGCCGAAGAAAAGTTTGCCGAAGTCGAACACCGGATACATATGGGTTCTCAAGGCTGA
- a CDS encoding DUF485 domain-containing protein: MDDRAKAIADLAASRWRVSLWLTGTMMFIYFGFILLIAYNKPLLGSLVVPGLSLGILLGALVILSAWVLIFIYVRWANKHYDRKISQLQRGDK; encoded by the coding sequence ATGGACGATCGCGCAAAAGCTATCGCAGATCTAGCAGCGTCGCGCTGGCGGGTATCCCTGTGGCTTACGGGAACCATGATGTTTATTTACTTTGGGTTCATCCTGCTGATCGCATACAACAAGCCGCTTTTGGGGTCTTTGGTAGTTCCCGGACTTTCCTTGGGCATCTTGCTGGGTGCCTTAGTCATCCTATCGGCGTGGGTGCTGATTTTTATTTATGTGCGATGGGCAAACAAGCACTACGACAGAAAAATTTCCCAGCTGCAAAGAGGTGATAAATGA
- a CDS encoding RNA-guided endonuclease InsQ/TnpB family protein — MLDVLKVRIYPNKEQEIALAKSFGCSRFVWNYYLSKTNNQYQETGKGLNYCDMAKELTQLKKLPDYKWLQEVTAATLQQTLKNLESAFKNFFSKRARFPKFKSKHKKQSIRYPESCSIKNGSLKLPKLGIVKASISKSINGKIKSVTVSQTTTDKYFAAILFETDDLITKKQGKISAIDLGLNSLVTVFDGENCYKVDPIKTTRKYAKRLKRRQQTLSRKTKCSNNRKKQVKRVAKVHEKIANTRLDFLHKLSRRLVDENQVIVAENLCVKGLARTKLAKSIHDAGLGMLLNFIGYKLEREGGKLIEVDRFFPSTKLCNCCKFKNNSLNLSIREWVCPSCQTQHDRDENAAKNLREEGLRILSTNTVGHTEIQACGETVRLNGACIKEQVSMKQESPVKLTL; from the coding sequence ATGTTAGACGTTTTAAAGGTAAGGATTTATCCCAACAAAGAACAAGAAATAGCCCTAGCTAAAAGCTTTGGTTGTTCCCGTTTTGTGTGGAATTATTACCTAAGTAAAACTAACAATCAGTATCAAGAAACAGGGAAAGGGTTAAACTATTGCGACATGGCAAAAGAGCTAACCCAACTTAAAAAACTCCCTGATTATAAATGGTTACAAGAGGTAACTGCTGCTACATTACAACAAACACTTAAAAACTTAGAATCTGCATTTAAGAATTTCTTTTCTAAACGAGCTAGATTCCCTAAGTTTAAAAGTAAACATAAAAAGCAGTCAATTCGTTACCCTGAAAGCTGTTCAATTAAAAATGGTAGTTTAAAACTGCCTAAACTTGGCATTGTTAAAGCAAGTATTTCAAAAAGTATTAACGGCAAAATTAAATCTGTAACTGTTTCTCAAACAACCACAGATAAATATTTTGCAGCAATATTATTTGAGACTGATGATTTAATAACCAAGAAACAAGGGAAGATATCAGCGATTGATCTAGGCTTAAACAGTTTAGTAACTGTGTTTGATGGTGAAAACTGTTATAAAGTAGATCCGATTAAAACAACCCGTAAGTATGCCAAACGATTAAAACGGAGACAACAAACTTTATCTAGAAAGACAAAATGTTCTAATAACCGCAAAAAACAGGTTAAAAGAGTAGCCAAAGTTCACGAAAAGATAGCCAATACTAGACTTGATTTCCTTCACAAACTCTCAAGAAGGCTAGTTGACGAAAACCAAGTCATTGTAGCAGAAAACCTTTGTGTGAAAGGGTTAGCACGTACTAAACTAGCAAAATCAATACATGATGCTGGTTTGGGAATGTTGCTTAATTTTATAGGTTACAAGCTGGAGAGAGAGGGAGGAAAACTTATTGAGGTTGACAGATTTTTTCCGAGTACAAAACTTTGTAATTGCTGCAAGTTCAAGAATAATTCATTAAATCTAAGCATTCGTGAATGGGTTTGTCCGAGTTGTCAAACTCAACATGATAGAGATGAAAACGCAGCAAAAAACTTAAGGGAAGAAGGATTAAGGATACTGTCAACAAATACTGTGGGACACACAGAAATTCAAGCTTGTGGAGAGACTGTAAGACTTAATGGTGCTTGCATCAAAGAGCAGGTTTCTATGAAGCAAGAATCTCCCGTCAAGCTGACGCTGTGA
- a CDS encoding IS200/IS605 family transposase: MLEFNGKSDRVHLIIDYKPDILLSTLMGNLKTVISRLIRKEYPWLAQKYFYNKPYFWTGSYFVVSCGGATYDRIKSNGNDRFFNDEAKKTRPCGHLCPRYSEVC, translated from the coding sequence TTGCTAGAATTTAATGGAAAGTCGGATCGTGTTCACTTAATAATCGACTATAAGCCAGATATACTACTGTCTACATTGATGGGTAATTTAAAAACAGTTATTAGCAGATTAATCCGCAAAGAATATCCCTGGTTGGCACAAAAATATTTCTATAACAAACCCTATTTCTGGACTGGTTCTTATTTTGTTGTTAGTTGTGGTGGCGCTACTTATGATAGAATTAAAAGTAATGGAAACGATAGATTTTTTAATGATGAAGCTAAAAAGACTAGGCCATGTGGCCATTTGTGTCCAAGATATTCAGAAGTCTGCTGA
- a CDS encoding VOC family protein encodes MKLKRLGHVAICVQDIQKSAEFYQNLGMELVWKDADWAYLKAGEDGLALMSPAYDQAGPHFGFIFSDRAEMEAANEQLKAQGVKVSHIHDHRDGTASFYGRDPDGNGFEYLYEPVAVAVASKN; translated from the coding sequence ATGAAGCTAAAAAGACTAGGCCATGTGGCCATTTGTGTCCAAGATATTCAGAAGTCTGCTGAGTTTTACCAAAACTTGGGGATGGAGTTAGTCTGGAAGGATGCTGACTGGGCTTATCTCAAGGCTGGCGAAGATGGATTGGCGCTGATGAGTCCGGCCTACGACCAAGCGGGGCCGCATTTTGGGTTTATTTTTAGCGATCGCGCGGAAATGGAAGCCGCCAACGAGCAGCTCAAAGCCCAAGGTGTTAAAGTCAGCCATATCCACGATCATCGCGATGGCACTGCTTCTTTCTACGGTCGCGATCCCGACGGCAATGGTTTTGAATATCTTTACGAACCTGTAGCGGTTGCTGTTGCCAGCAAGAACTAG
- a CDS encoding endonuclease MutS2, giving the protein MIQSETLELLEWPRLCQHLSTFAATKLGAIASRHLQIPPTQDESLTLIAQTKEVYKLETRLTSGWTFDGICDIGDALERAGLQGILSGEELLNIATTLAGTRQLRRVIDNQEDLPVLTELVADLRTYPELEQEIHRCIDDRGQVADRASTKLAGIRLQMRQLRDRIYQVLQGILQRQSGAVQEQVITQRGDRFVIPVKATSKDAIPGIVHDSSMSGVTLYVEPNAVVSLGNQMRMSIRQEQAEEETIRKALTEQVAAVQPDLERLLAIATTLDLATARARYSYWLQANPPRFVDRKEGETVTLRQLRHPLLVWQYQHEQGAAVVPVDLLIGPQIRVVTITGPNTGGKTVTLKTLGLASLMAKVGLFVPAREPVELPWFDQVLADIGDEQSLEQSLSTFSGHIRRISRILEAIGEKGAEEQRSRGAEEQRSRGAEEQRSRGAEESDSDLSSPSPTLVLLDEVGAGTDPAEGSALAIALLKYLADSAQLTIATTHFGELKALKYQDDRFENASVEFDDVSLSPTYRLLWGIPGRSNALAIARRLGLNPEVVENAQTYVGEASEEVNEVIAGLEAQRKRQESKAEEAAQVLKQAERFYQEVSQKAAALQERERLLRQQQEQDVQKALAEAKGEIAQVIRRLQQGPMTAQDAQAATEAINQIAQRHLPKPPAKPKPGFMPSEGDRIRIPRLGQTAEVLSSPNENGQLSVKFGIMKMTVSLEDIESLDGQKPELPAKQKSAVSSPPSTGGKQAVSVQQEPKPAIRTSQNTLDIRGSRVADAESEIERAIGQALASGVLWIIHGKGTGKLREGVHEFLKRHPLVDRFELSARSEGGAGVTVVHLK; this is encoded by the coding sequence TTGATTCAATCTGAGACTTTAGAACTACTCGAATGGCCGCGCCTGTGCCAACATTTATCTACTTTTGCTGCCACTAAGCTGGGAGCGATCGCATCTCGTCATCTCCAAATCCCGCCAACTCAGGATGAGAGCCTGACTTTAATAGCACAAACTAAAGAAGTTTACAAACTCGAAACTCGTCTGACATCAGGCTGGACTTTTGATGGAATTTGTGATATAGGAGATGCTTTGGAGCGAGCCGGACTCCAAGGTATTTTGTCTGGGGAAGAGTTGCTGAATATAGCGACGACCCTGGCGGGGACAAGGCAGCTGCGTCGAGTCATCGACAACCAAGAAGATTTGCCCGTCCTGACAGAGCTAGTCGCAGATTTGCGGACTTATCCAGAGCTAGAGCAGGAAATTCACCGCTGCATTGACGATCGCGGCCAAGTAGCAGATAGAGCTAGCACCAAACTCGCTGGAATTCGGCTGCAAATGCGGCAACTGCGAGACCGGATTTATCAGGTATTGCAGGGGATTTTGCAGCGACAATCTGGTGCGGTGCAGGAACAGGTGATTACCCAAAGGGGCGATCGCTTTGTGATTCCCGTCAAAGCAACTAGCAAAGATGCCATTCCCGGTATCGTTCACGATTCTTCGATGAGCGGCGTTACCCTCTATGTGGAACCTAATGCAGTAGTGTCCCTGGGGAACCAGATGCGGATGTCGATCCGCCAAGAGCAAGCTGAGGAAGAAACAATTCGCAAAGCTTTGACTGAGCAGGTCGCCGCAGTTCAACCGGATTTAGAGAGGTTGTTGGCGATCGCAACTACATTAGATTTGGCAACTGCTAGAGCGCGTTACAGTTACTGGTTGCAAGCTAATCCACCTAGATTTGTCGATCGCAAAGAAGGGGAAACCGTTACCCTACGGCAATTGCGCCATCCTCTACTGGTTTGGCAATATCAGCACGAACAAGGCGCAGCAGTAGTGCCAGTGGATTTACTGATTGGGCCGCAAATTCGAGTCGTAACGATTACCGGGCCAAACACTGGCGGTAAAACTGTTACCCTGAAAACGCTGGGTTTGGCGTCCCTGATGGCGAAAGTGGGTTTATTTGTACCCGCAAGAGAACCAGTAGAATTGCCTTGGTTTGACCAAGTTTTAGCAGATATTGGGGATGAACAATCGTTAGAACAAAGTTTATCTACCTTTTCCGGTCATATTCGCCGCATCAGTCGGATTTTAGAAGCAATTGGAGAAAAGGGAGCAGAGGAGCAGAGGAGCAGAGGAGCAGAGGAGCAGAGGAGCAGAGGAGCAGAGGAGCAGAGGAGCAGAGGAGCAGAGGAGAGTGATTCTGATTTATCCTCCCCCTCCCCCACTCTAGTTTTGTTGGATGAAGTTGGCGCAGGTACTGACCCAGCGGAAGGGAGTGCTTTGGCGATCGCACTATTAAAATATCTGGCAGATTCCGCACAACTCACCATTGCTACCACCCACTTTGGCGAACTGAAGGCGCTGAAATATCAAGACGATCGCTTTGAAAACGCTTCTGTAGAATTTGATGATGTTAGTCTTTCGCCTACTTATCGACTACTTTGGGGAATTCCCGGTCGTTCCAACGCACTCGCAATTGCGCGACGCCTGGGACTGAATCCAGAGGTAGTTGAAAACGCCCAAACCTATGTAGGAGAAGCTTCCGAAGAGGTAAACGAGGTAATTGCTGGGTTGGAAGCGCAACGAAAGCGTCAGGAAAGCAAGGCAGAAGAAGCAGCGCAAGTGTTGAAACAGGCAGAGCGTTTTTATCAGGAGGTTTCCCAGAAGGCAGCTGCTTTGCAGGAAAGAGAACGACTGTTGCGACAACAACAGGAACAGGATGTGCAGAAAGCGCTTGCTGAAGCTAAAGGAGAAATTGCACAGGTAATTCGTCGCTTGCAACAAGGGCCGATGACGGCTCAAGATGCACAAGCTGCAACCGAAGCAATAAATCAAATTGCTCAACGTCATTTGCCAAAACCGCCAGCAAAACCCAAACCTGGGTTTATGCCTTCTGAAGGCGATCGCATTCGGATTCCCCGATTGGGACAAACTGCTGAAGTGTTGAGTTCTCCTAACGAAAACGGTCAGCTGAGCGTTAAGTTTGGAATCATGAAAATGACAGTATCTTTAGAAGATATTGAATCTCTGGATGGTCAGAAACCAGAACTTCCAGCTAAACAAAAATCAGCCGTTTCATCCCCGCCGTCAACAGGGGGGAAACAGGCGGTGTCTGTACAGCAAGAACCCAAACCGGCGATTCGTACTTCCCAGAATACTCTCGATATTCGGGGTAGTCGGGTAGCAGATGCGGAAAGCGAGATTGAACGTGCTATAGGTCAAGCATTAGCGTCAGGAGTGCTGTGGATAATTCACGGTAAAGGCACTGGCAAGCTGCGGGAAGGGGTTCACGAATTCTTAAAGCGGCATCCGCTGGTCGATCGTTTTGAGTTATCGGCCCGATCGGAAGGTGGTGCTGGTGTTACCGTTGTTCACCTGAAGTAA
- the pgsA gene encoding CDP-diacylglycerol--glycerol-3-phosphate 3-phosphatidyltransferase, with amino-acid sequence MNIPNWVTFSRLLGLPFLLYGLHNPTESSRWICLVIFLVAAATDWLDGYLARKLNQVTDLGKFLDPLVDKLLVLAPLLALIEEGEVPAWGVFLILARELAIAGWRVNQTSISGANIWGKLKTVSQIVALALLIAPLPEVWQIPSLIAFWISVAFTLISGAIYLWPQNLTKENA; translated from the coding sequence ATGAATATTCCAAATTGGGTCACTTTTTCCCGTCTGTTGGGGTTGCCGTTTCTCCTTTATGGTTTGCACAACCCAACAGAATCAAGCCGCTGGATTTGTTTAGTAATTTTTCTGGTAGCCGCCGCTACGGATTGGTTGGATGGCTATCTGGCAAGAAAACTTAACCAAGTTACCGATTTAGGCAAGTTTCTCGATCCGTTGGTAGATAAATTGCTGGTGTTAGCGCCTTTGCTGGCGTTGATTGAGGAAGGTGAGGTGCCTGCTTGGGGGGTGTTTCTAATTTTAGCACGGGAATTGGCGATCGCAGGTTGGCGAGTTAATCAAACTTCAATTTCGGGAGCTAATATTTGGGGTAAGCTGAAAACGGTGAGTCAGATAGTTGCTCTTGCACTTCTCATCGCGCCTTTACCGGAAGTTTGGCAAATCCCCTCCCTCATCGCCTTTTGGATTTCTGTCGCTTTCACTTTAATTTCCGGTGCTATTTATCTTTGGCCTCAAAATCTTACCAAAGAAAATGCTTAA